The following proteins are encoded in a genomic region of Phycisphaera sp.:
- a CDS encoding methyltransferase domain-containing protein — MRSSPTSPLPDAPPAVDAVPAEYRDTNPRRDQPAPPGPVRPAEPIEYRPPAERNRVSNAAFEFFKKAVRRAIRPALAPIEDAIAGAGGWHAWRGGLDGSLTSAIGDAHLERRLRDELAYWVRAVRVPGAHEAIDPSYGDFHTVFARWQVDRCKELAHWLGIDGVDMWQAATAALEIGGGPHPMVAQGHWRFAAAVDPLNDGYAACDLFPPPPLTFTPIAAPGEQLPLTSATFDLVVCDNCLDHVADPGRVVAEIARVLKPGGHAWILVDLRSTVDDMHPHAFTPELLAAMLTSQGLDVVKERIGNHASHPLAYGEVRVLACKREDRPG; from the coding sequence ATGCGCAGCAGCCCCACGAGCCCACTACCGGACGCCCCTCCGGCCGTTGATGCCGTGCCCGCCGAATACCGGGACACGAACCCACGCCGCGACCAGCCCGCGCCCCCGGGCCCGGTCCGGCCCGCCGAACCAATCGAGTACCGCCCACCCGCCGAGCGCAATCGCGTTTCCAACGCCGCGTTCGAGTTCTTTAAGAAGGCCGTTCGTCGCGCCATCCGCCCGGCCTTAGCCCCCATCGAGGACGCCATCGCCGGCGCTGGAGGCTGGCACGCGTGGCGCGGCGGGCTCGACGGCTCGCTCACCAGCGCCATCGGCGACGCCCACCTCGAGCGCCGCCTGCGCGACGAGTTGGCGTACTGGGTCAGGGCCGTCCGCGTGCCCGGTGCCCACGAAGCGATCGACCCAAGCTACGGCGATTTTCACACGGTCTTCGCCCGATGGCAGGTCGACCGCTGCAAAGAACTCGCGCATTGGCTGGGCATCGACGGCGTCGACATGTGGCAGGCCGCCACCGCCGCACTCGAGATCGGCGGCGGCCCGCACCCCATGGTCGCGCAAGGCCACTGGCGCTTCGCCGCCGCGGTCGATCCCCTGAACGACGGCTATGCCGCCTGCGACCTGTTCCCCCCACCGCCACTGACCTTCACGCCCATCGCAGCGCCCGGCGAGCAACTCCCCCTCACCAGCGCCACGTTCGATCTCGTCGTCTGCGACAACTGCCTCGACCACGTGGCCGACCCCGGCCGCGTCGTTGCCGAGATCGCCCGCGTGCTCAAGCCGGGCGGCCACGCCTGGATCCTCGTCGACCTGCGCAGCACCGTCGACGACATGCACCCACACGCCTTCACGCCCGAGTTGCTCGCGGCGATGCTCACGAGCCAGGGCTTGGACGTGGTCAAGGAACGCATCGGGAACCACGCGAGCCACCCGCTGGCGTACGGCGAGGTGCGCGTGCTGGCGTGCAAGCGTGAAGACAGGCCGGGCTAA
- the dcd gene encoding dCTP deaminase, which produces MPVLCDEQIRELVRIEPFEKGERRPGKISYGVSSYGYDVRVGPNFKIFTPTPRSGGITVVDPKNFTDELFVEVNTDDHNTDHVIIPPNSFALCETVEFFEIPRDCLVICVGKSTYARCGLIVNVTPLEPEWRGKITLEISNTTPLPARVYANEGIAQLVFLKADQVCATSYADKAGKYQDQGGLTLPKVD; this is translated from the coding sequence ATGCCCGTGCTGTGCGACGAACAGATCAGGGAGCTGGTCCGCATCGAGCCCTTCGAGAAGGGCGAGCGGCGTCCTGGTAAGATTTCGTACGGTGTGTCGAGCTACGGCTACGACGTGCGCGTGGGTCCGAACTTCAAGATCTTCACGCCCACGCCCCGCAGCGGCGGCATCACGGTCGTCGACCCCAAGAACTTCACCGACGAGCTGTTCGTCGAGGTGAACACCGACGACCACAACACCGACCACGTCATCATCCCGCCCAACAGCTTCGCACTGTGCGAGACGGTCGAGTTCTTCGAGATCCCGCGGGACTGCCTGGTCATCTGCGTGGGCAAGAGCACCTACGCCCGCTGCGGCCTGATCGTGAACGTGACGCCGCTGGAGCCCGAGTGGCGCGGCAAGATCACGCTGGAGATCAGCAACACGACGCCGCTGCCGGCGCGGGTGTACGCGAACGAGGGGATCGCGCAATTGGTCTTCCTGAAGGCGGACCAGGTGTGCGCGACGAGCTATGCGGATAAGGCTGGGAAGTATCAGGATCAGGGTGGGTTGACGTTGCCGAAGGTGGACTGA
- a CDS encoding HAMP domain-containing histidine kinase: MALSPLRIKFVFLLAAFGLVVVINATTMLWSVLFLERQIDRPLRATQTALTLLSEAKRAAGEQHNDIARGTEAAAIGPRVAEGQGPLGRVDHVELLTRAAKAERATSNLLEAKDLEIVLGGGVPQYLKDRVSRANTALRTWMDSGDEDARAETLRLLFDLHERIETTETNVVKNASMASSHTDSMRKKVWISLAASVAIAILTAILAAQLVRRWVLAPVAELREAAERFARGELDYRVAVVGQGEIATLASEFNTMAGTIKGMQHERIERERLAAFGTATQRIVHNIKSPLAGIRMMAELAGDGADDAKEKLERIVSTVDRMNTWLKRLLDVSRPGELNTSITGAARWLNDILAPLHARAQGAGIEFEVDVSGAPEQARFDSAQLEQAVVALVSNALEATPKGGTVRVLAWSEKPADGPPRWGIDVADEGPGVSEEAAERLFQPYFTTKTEGSGIGLAMVQKVARDHGGDAWLRDAGEGHGAVFALWLPTD, encoded by the coding sequence ATGGCGCTGTCTCCCCTGCGTATAAAGTTTGTGTTCTTGCTGGCCGCCTTCGGGTTGGTGGTGGTGATCAACGCCACGACGATGCTCTGGAGTGTGTTGTTCCTCGAGCGGCAGATCGACCGGCCGTTGCGCGCGACCCAGACGGCGTTGACCCTGCTGAGCGAGGCCAAGCGGGCCGCGGGAGAGCAACACAACGACATCGCAAGGGGCACCGAAGCGGCGGCGATCGGGCCGAGGGTGGCCGAGGGCCAGGGGCCGCTCGGACGCGTTGACCATGTCGAGTTGCTCACCCGAGCGGCGAAGGCCGAACGCGCAACCAGCAACCTGCTCGAAGCGAAAGACCTCGAGATCGTCCTCGGCGGGGGTGTGCCCCAGTATTTAAAGGACCGGGTCTCCCGAGCAAATACCGCGCTGCGCACGTGGATGGACAGCGGCGATGAGGACGCGAGGGCCGAGACCCTGCGGCTGCTGTTCGATCTCCACGAGCGTATAGAGACAACCGAGACGAACGTTGTCAAGAACGCGTCGATGGCGAGTTCGCACACCGACAGCATGCGCAAGAAGGTCTGGATCTCACTGGCCGCGAGCGTGGCGATCGCGATCCTGACGGCCATCCTCGCCGCCCAACTCGTGCGGCGGTGGGTGCTCGCGCCGGTGGCCGAATTGCGAGAAGCCGCCGAGCGATTCGCGCGGGGTGAGCTAGACTACCGCGTGGCGGTCGTTGGCCAGGGCGAGATCGCCACGCTGGCAAGCGAGTTCAACACCATGGCCGGCACGATCAAGGGCATGCAGCACGAGCGCATCGAGCGTGAGCGGCTCGCAGCGTTCGGCACGGCTACCCAGCGCATCGTCCACAACATCAAGAGCCCGCTGGCGGGCATCCGCATGATGGCCGAGCTCGCCGGCGATGGGGCGGACGACGCCAAGGAGAAGCTCGAGCGCATCGTGTCCACCGTGGACCGCATGAACACCTGGCTCAAGCGGCTGCTCGACGTGTCGCGGCCCGGCGAACTGAACACGTCGATCACCGGGGCCGCACGGTGGCTGAACGACATCCTCGCGCCACTGCACGCCCGGGCCCAAGGGGCGGGCATCGAGTTCGAGGTCGATGTTTCTGGAGCACCGGAACAGGCACGGTTCGACTCGGCCCAACTCGAGCAGGCGGTCGTCGCGCTGGTGTCCAACGCGTTGGAGGCAACGCCCAAGGGTGGCACGGTCCGGGTGCTTGCCTGGTCCGAGAAGCCAGCGGATGGACCCCCAAGGTGGGGGATCGACGTGGCCGACGAGGGGCCCGGCGTGTCCGAGGAGGCAGCCGAACGGTTGTTCCAGCCGTACTTTACAACGAAGACCGAGGGGAGTGGCATCGGGCTTGCAATGGTGCAGAAGGTTGCGAGGGACCACGGAGGAGATGCGTGGCTCCGCGACGCTGGGGAGGGTCATGGAGCGGTGTTCGCCCTATGGCTCCCCACGGATTGA
- a CDS encoding prepilin-type N-terminal cleavage/methylation domain-containing protein yields the protein MPDDRIPADYNPMALARVLRVRRGVTLIELLIVLALLGVLLGILLPVLNGAIDASRSFRCQMSMRNVALDLTMFIDLDEPRPQDPCGRHGHVALETFQESLYGIDEYWRYGSDRSQVSLGNEDDVPLRCAAVRGDLVLRRDAPCSSGGVASWNTVSYGFNARLHRVDGPGGRSMGTCLTERVLENGMVPLAWDVDGKEATRRGVTPVFSAPPIGDGGLYDDGLSWMPAARHGSGMNVVFMDGHIDSSHRPLEEAGWRWDYYARH from the coding sequence ATGCCCGACGATCGAATCCCAGCGGATTACAACCCCATGGCTTTGGCCAGGGTGTTGCGCGTGCGCCGTGGCGTTACGCTGATCGAGTTGCTGATCGTGCTGGCCTTGCTTGGCGTGTTGTTGGGCATCCTGCTTCCCGTGCTCAATGGCGCCATCGATGCCTCACGCTCGTTCCGATGCCAGATGTCGATGCGCAACGTGGCATTAGACCTGACGATGTTCATCGATCTGGACGAGCCCAGGCCGCAGGATCCTTGCGGCCGGCACGGGCACGTGGCGCTCGAGACGTTCCAGGAGAGCCTGTACGGCATCGACGAGTACTGGCGGTACGGCAGCGATCGCTCGCAGGTCTCGCTTGGTAACGAGGACGACGTGCCGCTGCGCTGTGCGGCGGTTCGTGGCGACCTCGTCCTGCGACGTGACGCGCCATGCTCTTCGGGTGGCGTTGCGAGTTGGAACACCGTGTCCTACGGCTTCAACGCGCGGCTGCATCGGGTCGATGGCCCGGGCGGTCGCAGCATGGGCACCTGTTTGACCGAGCGAGTGCTGGAAAACGGCATGGTCCCGCTGGCCTGGGACGTGGATGGAAAAGAGGCCACTCGGCGCGGCGTGACCCCCGTGTTTTCCGCACCACCGATCGGCGATGGCGGGCTCTATGACGACGGGCTGAGTTGGATGCCCGCCGCACGCCACGGGTCGGGCATGAACGTGGTCTTCATGGATGGGCACATCGACTCAAGCCATCGGCCACTGGAAGAGGCCGGATGGCGTTGGGATTACTACGCTCGCCACTGA
- a CDS encoding SpoIIE family protein phosphatase, with protein sequence MARPKSKRALIASALLVQVVVLGGGWFLTFRIVQRSFGLVVEDIVQEHNREIVERVASLLPSVMDDVEFGGDDWEKLQRVIEGEALNDLPAGGFACLIEPDGRLLCHPDIRDDPGLRNFSFSGMQIAESLDPEAEYQPVISAGSPNEPASGILEFPGEFHYVATQPIDSNGLRLLVHQPVSGLIKTGESSTQWILIIAGFASIGVLSISGFGLNMLLHRYEGAQERLNHQLKEHLLVARRIQRATLPSSLPKVAGYAFSGWSEPADETGGDTFDFVELGGGREVAIMIADASGHGIGPALAIAQLQAMAHLSWRHERDPLAVARVLNERMVAQLPDGRFVTAWFGVLDHTTGRLRMISSGQDPQLVYRAATDRVERLPTDTVPLGILDGLEGDGCREIELEPGDTLLLASDGIAETALNGEQFGVERLAKVLHSNNARTPEEITDAVRLAVSEFSRDRQAADDRTVVVVQRERTTMLAGESERILPASGA encoded by the coding sequence TTGGCGCGACCCAAGTCGAAGCGGGCGTTGATCGCCTCTGCTCTACTCGTCCAGGTGGTCGTACTCGGCGGTGGATGGTTCCTGACGTTCCGTATCGTGCAGCGATCGTTCGGCCTTGTGGTCGAGGACATTGTCCAAGAACATAATCGTGAGATCGTCGAGCGTGTGGCGTCGCTGCTGCCGTCGGTCATGGACGACGTCGAGTTCGGCGGCGACGACTGGGAGAAGCTCCAGCGGGTGATCGAGGGCGAGGCGCTCAACGACCTTCCGGCTGGCGGATTCGCGTGCCTCATCGAGCCCGATGGCCGGTTGCTGTGCCATCCGGATATCCGAGACGATCCTGGATTACGAAACTTCAGTTTCAGCGGCATGCAGATCGCCGAGAGCCTCGACCCGGAAGCCGAGTATCAGCCAGTGATCTCGGCCGGTTCGCCCAACGAGCCCGCCTCGGGCATCCTGGAGTTTCCCGGCGAGTTCCACTATGTCGCAACACAACCAATCGACAGCAACGGGCTGCGATTGCTCGTGCATCAACCCGTGAGCGGTCTCATCAAGACTGGTGAGTCGAGCACGCAATGGATCTTGATCATCGCGGGTTTCGCATCCATCGGCGTGCTCTCGATCTCGGGGTTCGGTTTGAACATGCTGCTGCATCGCTACGAGGGTGCGCAGGAGCGGCTCAACCATCAGTTGAAGGAGCATCTCCTGGTCGCGCGACGCATCCAGCGGGCGACGCTGCCATCGAGCCTACCGAAGGTCGCGGGATATGCGTTTTCCGGATGGAGCGAACCGGCAGATGAGACCGGCGGCGACACGTTCGACTTCGTCGAGCTCGGGGGCGGCCGGGAAGTCGCCATCATGATCGCCGACGCGTCGGGGCATGGCATCGGGCCAGCTCTGGCGATCGCGCAGCTGCAGGCCATGGCCCACCTCTCGTGGCGCCACGAGCGGGATCCGCTGGCCGTGGCGCGGGTGCTCAACGAACGGATGGTGGCCCAGCTCCCCGACGGTCGGTTCGTCACAGCCTGGTTCGGCGTGCTCGATCACACCACGGGCCGGCTGCGCATGATCAGCTCGGGCCAGGATCCGCAATTGGTGTACCGGGCCGCGACCGATCGGGTCGAGCGGCTGCCGACCGACACGGTGCCGCTGGGGATCCTCGATGGGCTCGAGGGTGATGGCTGCCGCGAGATCGAACTCGAACCCGGCGACACGCTGCTCCTGGCGTCGGACGGCATCGCCGAGACGGCGCTCAACGGCGAGCAATTCGGCGTGGAGCGGCTGGCCAAGGTCCTGCACTCGAACAATGCCCGTACACCAGAAGAGATTACCGATGCGGTTCGGTTGGCAGTTAGCGAGTTCTCGCGCGATCGTCAAGCTGCCGACGACCGGACCGTCGTGGTTGTGCAAAGGGAGCGAACAACCATGCTGGCGGGCGAGTCGGAGCGTATACTCCCGGCTTCGGGCGCATAG
- the phoU gene encoding phosphate signaling complex protein PhoU: MESQPAFERQIGGKDLPRQIVGLKRQLIKEASYAVAMIEQALDALLRLDRPQAKAVRKQDDVIDRQELEIEAACLDLLLMQHPVASDFRAVLFVLRVNTQVERVGDHATSIAKCASRMVKAGLEPRWPTSLVEMAHRVPAACHKTLRAVLDEDLDAAREIIDEDELIDQLEKTLFGETLELIRNDPNGEMAGLYIFRVGRELERTADVMASICRDLIYRDTGENLRHT, from the coding sequence ATGGAATCACAACCGGCATTCGAGCGGCAGATCGGCGGGAAAGACCTTCCCCGCCAGATCGTGGGCCTCAAGCGGCAATTGATCAAAGAAGCCTCCTACGCCGTCGCGATGATCGAGCAGGCGCTCGATGCCCTGCTGCGGCTCGACCGCCCGCAGGCCAAGGCCGTACGCAAGCAGGATGATGTCATCGATCGGCAGGAACTCGAGATCGAAGCGGCTTGCCTCGACCTGCTCCTGATGCAACATCCGGTCGCCAGCGACTTCCGGGCCGTGCTCTTCGTGCTCCGCGTGAACACGCAGGTCGAGCGCGTGGGCGACCACGCCACCAGCATCGCCAAGTGCGCCTCGCGCATGGTCAAGGCCGGGCTCGAACCCAGGTGGCCAACCTCGCTCGTCGAGATGGCCCATCGCGTGCCGGCGGCGTGCCACAAGACGCTGCGGGCCGTGCTCGACGAAGACCTCGATGCCGCCCGCGAGATCATCGACGAGGACGAGCTGATCGACCAGCTCGAGAAAACCCTGTTTGGCGAGACGCTCGAACTCATCCGCAACGATCCCAATGGCGAGATGGCCGGGCTCTACATCTTCCGCGTGGGGCGCGAGCTGGAGCGGACCGCCGACGTGATGGCGAGCATCTGCCGCGACCTGATCTACCGGGACACGGGTGAGAACCTCCGGCACACCTGA
- a CDS encoding adenosylcobalamin-dependent ribonucleoside-diphosphate reductase, with amino-acid sequence MKITRKFTTAGQDPFDSVKWTTRSSKISNPDGSIVFEMNDAEVPATWSQLATDIAVSKYFRKAGVPQMDKAGSIIAGGWQAATKRAKDGLPSGVQKDDDGNVVMGPERSVRQLVHRLAGCWRHWGESHKYFDSTADAQAFYDELVYMLIHQMAAPNSPQWFNTGLNWAYGIDGPAQGHWVPDPKTGEVKLAEGAYAHPQPHACFIQSVSDDLVNDGGIMDLWVREARLFKYGSGTGTNFSRLRGEGEPLSGGGKSSGLMSWLKIGDRAASAIKSGGTTRRAAKMVCLDMDHPDIESFVNWKVREEIKVAAMVEGLSKIAGERASIHDPETVGETAKRLGLELDFDFNGEAYASVSGQNSNNSVRVPDKFFDAVDAGSAWETRWRTAEGVARTVDAKKLWDDIAYAAWRCADPGVQFDSTINAWHTCPQGGRINASNPCSEYMFLDNTACNLASLNLMKFYDSPTRHFDVRAYEHATDLWTMVLEISVLMAAYPSKEVAELSWKYRTLGLGYANLGAMLMQAGIPYDSEDGRAIAGCLTAILTGGSYRMSAKMAKEHGPFAGYKADSESMLKVVRNHRRAAHGVKREAAEWEGLNAKTRPVPIDQARCRGGKIPVANTAELLDRAKMAWDQAIQLGEKHGYRNAQTTVIAPTGTIGLLMDCDTTGVEPDFALVKFKKLAGGGYFKIANASVKPALEAMGYGETERQDMLRYLLGTLHLEVELPEGVPGAQIGQTLAQWLRGKGLTEQDLKTITDALPGVFELGFAFSAWTLGDEVLERAGVDTEAAKAKPGFNLLRELGLTAEQLGELNLKVCGTQTLEGAPHLKDEHLPVFDCANTCGPLSTRYIEPQGHIRMMAAAQPFISGAISKTINLPNDAGVADIKDCYRLSWELGLKANALYRDGCKLSQPLSTKSDAKEDASELVAVEVDLEDVVEIDELGEAEALEEVEDLTVAAAESVSKEDAQVTIKTVERIVHRPMRRRLPDTRGSITHKFNIAGHEGYLTVGLYEDGLPGELFITMAKEGSTIGGLMDSLGTAVSVALQYGVPLESLVRKFTHQRFEPAGMTTNRDIPLAKSLVDYIFRWLGIQFIPGYREANTPNRGKSSTSEAESTKSESGAGTPDRLRSLAGPTEGSGGRVEIAARATREANPEAGSDSDGSGKARATAEVVVPSGRSAVAEATETAARRSRSVEPVASKQTEAKSGEAAQLSSMLESMADAPACDVCGTITVRNGTCYKCLNCGNSMGCS; translated from the coding sequence ATGAAAATCACCCGCAAATTCACCACCGCCGGCCAGGACCCCTTCGACAGCGTCAAGTGGACGACGCGCTCGAGCAAGATCAGTAATCCTGATGGCTCGATCGTGTTCGAGATGAACGACGCCGAGGTGCCGGCGACGTGGAGCCAGCTTGCGACGGACATCGCCGTGAGCAAGTACTTCCGCAAGGCGGGCGTGCCGCAGATGGACAAGGCCGGTTCGATCATCGCCGGGGGGTGGCAGGCCGCCACCAAGCGGGCCAAGGATGGCCTCCCCTCCGGCGTGCAGAAAGACGACGACGGCAACGTGGTGATGGGGCCCGAGCGCAGCGTGCGCCAGTTGGTGCATCGTCTGGCCGGCTGCTGGCGCCACTGGGGCGAGAGCCACAAGTATTTCGATAGTACTGCCGACGCGCAGGCGTTCTACGACGAGCTGGTGTACATGCTCATCCACCAGATGGCGGCGCCCAACAGCCCGCAGTGGTTCAACACCGGGCTCAACTGGGCGTACGGCATCGACGGGCCGGCCCAGGGCCACTGGGTGCCCGACCCCAAGACGGGCGAGGTGAAGCTGGCCGAGGGGGCGTACGCGCACCCGCAGCCGCACGCGTGCTTCATCCAGAGCGTGAGCGACGATCTGGTGAACGACGGCGGCATCATGGACCTGTGGGTGCGCGAGGCCCGGCTGTTCAAGTATGGCAGTGGCACGGGCACGAACTTCAGCCGCCTGCGCGGCGAGGGCGAGCCGCTGAGCGGCGGCGGCAAGAGCAGCGGGCTGATGAGCTGGCTGAAGATCGGTGACCGGGCCGCGAGTGCTATTAAGAGTGGCGGGACGACGCGGCGGGCGGCCAAGATGGTGTGCCTGGACATGGACCACCCCGACATTGAGAGCTTCGTGAACTGGAAGGTTCGCGAGGAGATCAAGGTGGCGGCGATGGTGGAGGGGCTGAGCAAGATCGCCGGCGAGCGGGCGAGCATCCACGATCCCGAGACGGTGGGCGAGACGGCCAAGCGGCTGGGGCTGGAGCTGGACTTCGACTTTAATGGTGAGGCGTACGCGAGCGTCAGCGGGCAGAACAGCAATAACTCGGTGCGCGTGCCTGATAAGTTCTTTGACGCGGTCGACGCCGGGAGCGCGTGGGAGACGCGCTGGCGGACGGCCGAGGGCGTGGCGCGGACGGTGGACGCGAAGAAGCTGTGGGACGACATCGCGTACGCCGCGTGGCGGTGTGCCGATCCGGGCGTGCAGTTCGACAGCACGATCAACGCGTGGCACACGTGCCCGCAGGGCGGGCGCATCAACGCGAGCAATCCGTGCAGCGAGTACATGTTCCTGGACAACACGGCGTGCAACCTGGCGTCGCTGAACCTGATGAAGTTCTACGACTCGCCCACGCGGCACTTTGATGTGCGGGCGTACGAGCACGCGACCGACCTGTGGACGATGGTGCTGGAGATCAGCGTGCTGATGGCGGCGTACCCGAGCAAGGAAGTCGCCGAGCTGAGCTGGAAGTATCGCACGCTGGGGCTTGGTTATGCGAACCTGGGCGCGATGCTGATGCAGGCGGGGATTCCGTACGACAGCGAGGATGGGCGTGCGATTGCCGGGTGCCTGACGGCGATCTTGACCGGCGGCTCGTACCGCATGTCGGCGAAGATGGCCAAGGAGCACGGCCCGTTCGCCGGGTACAAGGCCGATAGCGAGAGCATGCTGAAGGTGGTGCGCAACCACCGCCGTGCGGCCCACGGCGTGAAGCGCGAGGCGGCCGAGTGGGAGGGGCTGAACGCCAAGACGCGGCCGGTGCCGATCGATCAGGCACGCTGCCGCGGCGGGAAGATCCCCGTGGCGAACACGGCCGAATTGCTGGACCGCGCGAAGATGGCGTGGGACCAGGCGATCCAGCTCGGCGAGAAGCACGGGTATCGCAACGCCCAGACGACGGTGATCGCGCCGACGGGGACCATCGGCCTGCTGATGGACTGCGACACCACGGGCGTGGAGCCGGACTTCGCGTTGGTGAAATTCAAGAAGCTGGCGGGTGGCGGGTACTTTAAGATCGCCAACGCGAGCGTGAAGCCCGCCCTCGAAGCCATGGGCTACGGCGAGACCGAGCGGCAGGACATGCTGCGGTACCTGCTGGGAACGCTGCACCTGGAAGTGGAACTGCCTGAGGGTGTGCCGGGGGCGCAGATCGGCCAGACGCTGGCCCAGTGGCTGCGCGGCAAGGGGCTGACCGAGCAGGACCTGAAGACCATCACCGACGCGCTGCCGGGCGTGTTCGAGCTCGGGTTTGCCTTCAGCGCGTGGACGCTGGGCGACGAAGTGCTCGAACGCGCGGGCGTGGACACCGAGGCGGCCAAGGCCAAGCCGGGCTTCAACCTGCTGCGTGAGCTGGGGCTGACCGCCGAGCAGCTTGGCGAGCTGAACCTGAAGGTGTGCGGCACGCAGACGCTCGAGGGTGCGCCGCACCTGAAGGACGAGCACCTGCCGGTGTTCGATTGTGCCAACACGTGCGGACCCTTGAGCACGCGGTACATCGAGCCGCAGGGGCACATCCGCATGATGGCGGCGGCCCAGCCGTTCATTAGTGGTGCCATCAGCAAGACGATCAACCTGCCCAACGACGCGGGCGTGGCGGACATCAAGGACTGCTACCGCCTGAGCTGGGAGCTGGGGCTGAAGGCCAACGCGCTGTACCGCGACGGGTGCAAGCTGAGCCAGCCGCTGAGCACCAAGAGCGACGCGAAGGAAGATGCGTCCGAGTTGGTCGCGGTCGAGGTTGACCTCGAGGATGTGGTCGAGATCGACGAGCTTGGCGAGGCCGAGGCTCTGGAAGAGGTCGAGGACCTGACCGTTGCGGCCGCCGAGTCGGTGAGCAAGGAAGACGCGCAGGTCACGATCAAGACCGTCGAGCGGATCGTGCATCGGCCGATGCGTCGCCGCCTGCCCGACACGCGCGGGTCGATCACGCACAAGTTCAACATCGCCGGCCACGAGGGCTACCTGACGGTGGGCCTCTACGAGGATGGCTTGCCGGGCGAACTGTTCATCACGATGGCCAAGGAGGGCTCGACCATCGGCGGCCTGATGGACAGCCTGGGCACGGCGGTGAGCGTGGCGCTGCAATACGGCGTGCCGCTGGAGAGCCTGGTGCGCAAGTTCACGCACCAGCGCTTCGAGCCGGCGGGCATGACGACCAACCGCGATATACCGCTGGCCAAGAGCCTGGTCGATTACATCTTCCGCTGGCTTGGCATCCAGTTCATCCCTGGCTATCGCGAGGCCAACACGCCCAACCGCGGCAAGAGCAGCACAAGCGAGGCCGAGAGCACCAAGAGCGAGTCTGGAGCAGGGACGCCCGACCGTCTGCGTTCGCTCGCCGGACCCACGGAGGGGTCTGGCGGGCGCGTAGAGATCGCCGCCCGGGCGACACGCGAGGCCAACCCGGAGGCCGGGAGCGACTCCGATGGCTCGGGCAAGGCTCGTGCGACGGCCGAAGTGGTGGTCCCGAGCGGCCGATCGGCCGTGGCCGAGGCGACCGAGACCGCGGCACGCCGGAGCCGATCGGTTGAACCCGTTGCCAGCAAGCAAACCGAGGCCAAGTCGGGCGAGGCCGCGCAGCTTTCATCCATGCTCGAGAGCATGGCCGACGCCCCGGCCTGCGACGTGTGCGGCACGATCACCGTTCGCAACGGCACGTGCTACAAGTGCCTGAATTGCGGCAACAGCATGGGGTGCAGCTGA